A genomic stretch from Bacteroidota bacterium includes:
- a CDS encoding sigma-70 family RNA polymerase sigma factor yields the protein MSDEPHFAALCRRLRASDREAFAEVFRALREPLLRYVARFTGDAPLAHDLVQDVFVMLWEMRTTLDPEQTLRGLLYRMARNRALNHKRARRTRQRKHDEIRHMAEPTVSPAQRLDADRLRVRLGRWLGDLPERQREALSLTRFEGLSHREAAEAMGVAPRTVNNHIVRALGTLQARLDAFEDETPA from the coding sequence GTGTCCGACGAACCCCATTTCGCAGCGCTCTGCCGGCGGCTCCGGGCCTCGGACCGCGAGGCGTTCGCCGAGGTGTTCCGTGCGCTCCGGGAGCCGCTGCTGCGCTATGTAGCTCGCTTCACCGGCGACGCGCCCCTCGCCCACGACCTCGTCCAGGACGTCTTCGTCATGCTGTGGGAGATGCGTACCACACTCGACCCCGAGCAGACGCTCCGGGGGCTTCTCTACCGGATGGCGCGCAACCGAGCGCTCAACCACAAGCGCGCCCGCCGGACCCGGCAGCGCAAGCACGACGAAATCCGGCACATGGCCGAGCCTACGGTCTCCCCCGCTCAACGCCTCGACGCCGACCGGCTCCGGGTCCGGCTGGGCCGCTGGCTCGGCGACCTGCCGGAGCGCCAGCGGGAGGCGCTCTCGCTGACGCGGTTCGAGGGCCTCAGCCACCGCGAAGCGGCCGAGGCGATGGGCGTCGCGCCGCGCACCGTGAACAACCACATCGTCCGCGCCCTCGGTACGCTCCAGGCGCGGCTCGACGCCTTCGAAGACGAAACCCCGGCATGA